A genomic segment from Malus domestica chromosome 05, GDT2T_hap1 encodes:
- the LOC103413352 gene encoding PLAT domain-containing protein 3-like: MMDVKTGSIIKAGTDSKISITLGDFSSRSVWVPDLRLWGLMGPHYDYFERGNVDVFSVCGPCMDAPVCWLTFTSNGFGVHAGWYCDHVEVTATEPNTASSKSMFYVQQWLSNDVAPY, encoded by the coding sequence ATGATGGATGTAAAAACGGGGTCGATCATTAAGGCAGGCACAGACTCAAAGATAAGCATAACCCTCGGTGATTTCTCTAGCCGGTCTGTATGGGTACCGGATCTTAGGTTATGGGGGCTAATGGGGCCACACTATGACTACTTTGAGCGTGGTAATGTGGACGTGTTTAGCGTATGTGGTCCATGCATGGATGCACCAGTATGCTGGCTCACCTTCacttccaacgggtttggtgtaCACGCCGGGTGGTACTGCGATCATGTGGAGGTTACTGCCACGGAGCCTAACACTGCATCTTCGAAATCCATGTTCTATGTTCAACAATGGTTGTCCAACGATGTTGCTCCATATTAA